CAGTTCCAGGAACCACGTACGGGTGAGACCGCGGAGGAAAGAGCGGTCAGGACGTTCTCAGGGATGGATTATGAGAAGGCATCGGCCAGTGCGAAGACGCTTCGCGAGGAGGTCGGTCAGTTCAGATATCCTCGCACCGGGCCAGAGTGCGAGCGAGGTCCAGGCGACACATCCCAGGGAGCAGGCGTTGTCCACAAGATGATGACCCGAGAGGAGGCTGGTCTTTACATGGACTGCCCCCTGTGCGATGTTGCTCTCAGCGGCGAGACCGAAGAGGACCTTTCTGATAAGCTTAAGGCCCACTTCCAGGAGCACCACCAGTAGACGATCTTCCATGGGGGGCTACCCCCTTCCAGGTTTTTTTCTAGCACCAGTACAAGGGAGGCACTGTGAAAATTCAGAAGGACGTATACTGACAGGAGTATATATCGGATTAGGCGAAGGTTCGTTTTTTTCTCACAAAGAGACCATAAAGTAATTAATCGCGCTGCCTTCGTCATTACGGTGATTTACTGGCAGAGAAGGTAGGATTGCTAAGCAAAATACGCAAGGCGCTCGGAGGCTCACCGAGCGACCGCCCTCATGAAGGCCAAGGTACCGTTGCCGAGGCTCCGGTGCGAGAACCCCTGGATATAGTTCGTGATACTGCCAGGGACCTATGCTCCGATGCTTGGCTGGCTAACAGCATGACCCTGGAGATAAAGGCCGAGGGCGGGAAGAAGACGCTCGTGGCAACACCGGCAGAGGCCTTGCCGTTCGTCAAGGCCGCCTACGCGATAAGGAAGGACGAGCTCCCCGCGGAAATGAAAGGAATGTTCGAAAGCTTCGCTGGATGAGCACTTCCTCTCTCAAACCCCCTTCCCAATTTTAATACGTGGGCAACAGGTCCCTCATCTTGGTCGATGGCCTGAGATCAGGGGCTACGCACGCTTCTAAGAATGAGGGGATCCTCTTTTTATCAAATCAGCAATATTGTACATTTTATTTGTCCAGTCGCTCTTATGCCGACGAGGGGCGTGCAGTCGAAAAAGTGCGCAGAAACCTAACTCAGCCACTCATTGAAAGAAATGATAATATGATATTCTTAATATAAATATAATAATAATAAGGTACTGGAGCAATGCAAAACCTGATGACGATCCTGCCAGTCTACAAGAAGATTGTGATGTATACCGCCATCGCCGTTATAGGTTTCGTCATTTTCCTCATTTTGCTGTCTACGATTATGGATGTTCTGGGTTCGACTCTGAACAAGGACCTGCTCATCTCCACCAGGATGACCGTCCTCAATCTCATCGGAAACTTCCTGTTGCTGGTGGTGTGCGTGGAACTCATGGACACCCTGTACGCCTACGCAGTCAAGCAGCAGATACATGTTGAGATCGTCATACTGGTCGCGTTGACCGCTGTCGCCAGGGAGCTGATAGTCTTCAACTACGAGACCGTCAGTGCCGAGGTCCTCATGGGAGTGGGAGCGGCAATACTGTCGCTGTCGATATCGTATTTCCTGATACGCCGCTGCAAGGTGAAGCCGGAAGGTGAAGCGGTCTAAGCGCGTGGAGTCGATCATATTCCCTGAAGCGGAGCGCCGACCGCATGTACTTCTTCCCTGGCATTAGCTTACTCTATCTCATATAGCCTGGTCCGAATATCGGGACGGATTACTTGAATAGCGCCTTTAGCTTGGCCAGGAAGCCAGTCTTCTCTCCTGCGCCCCCGGTGATCTGCTTCATGATGTCCGCCATGTCCGGAGAGGATTGCATGGCCATCTTGGACTGGTCACCAAGGAATGCGGTCAATCCCTTGTCATCCATCTTCTGCGACGTGAACATCTTGCTTACCTTGGCCATTATCATGGGTACAATCATCGCTAGCACCTGCCCTATCGCCGAGGCCGGCAGCCCGGTCTTTTTGGCAATGGCGTTCTGTATGGGGGCAAGCTGACCGCCCAGAAGGCCGCTGAGCATATCTGAACCTCCGGCCGACCCTCCGCCGCTGAGCATGGCGGCCATGTCTCCCGTGGGGTTGGCGGCATCCGCCTTGGACATCATTCCCTTGAGCATATCCAAGCCACCGGGCTTCGAAGCGTTATTGGCCATGGACCCTAATATGGCGGGGATACCCATCCCCAGCGCGGACTTTACGGCGCTAGAATCTCCACCTACCGTCTTGCTAATAGCTGAAAGGTTGTCCCCCGAGGACAACATTCCCATCAGACCCTCACTGATCGATTCCATGAAAAGGGAAAAGGACTCAAAGGTTATCATTTGTTGCATTGGTAAAAGACCAGCATGCTGGTAAAATCCGAGAACACCTGGACCCTGGCCGCGCATCATAAGCTATTTGTGCGATGACCCTTATAAAACGACGAGAGGAGCGGTCGATGCAGGACTTCGAGAAACTTGGGATATTCTACCTGGGACGTGAGTACGATCTAGCTAAAAAAGCGGCGAAGGAGAACCTTCTCCTTTATGACTCCAAAGACCTGGTCACGCATGCCGTCTGTGTGGGGATGACCGGGAGCGGCAAGACCGGCCTGTGCATATCCCTCCTGGAAGAGGCCGCCCTGGACGGCATACCTTCGATCATCATTGACCCCAAGGGGGATATGACCAACCTCCTGCTGACATTTCCCCAGCTGCGCAAGGAGGATTTCGCCCCGTGGGTCAACGCCGAGGATGCTGCCAAGAAGGGCCTGTCCCTGGACGAGTATGCGGCCAAGCAGGCCGAGTCATGGAGGAACGGCCTGGCCTCCTGGGGGGAGGACGGTGCCCGCATCCAGAGACTGCGCGATGCGTGCAGCTTCAACATCTACACTCCCGGGAGCAATGCCGGGACGCCATTGTCCATCCTCAAGTCGTTCTCCGCTCCCCCCCTGGAGATCATAAAGGACGAGGAGATGCTTCAGGAGCGGGTGAGCACGACCGTCACCAGCCTTCTAGGCCTCATAGGCATCGAGGGGGACCCCATCCGATCACGGGAGCATATCCTGCTCTCCACCATACTCTCGGAGGTGTGGAGGAAGAACGCCGATCTCGACCTCGCAGGCCTCATCCATCAGATCCAGTCGCCGCCTGTAAAGCAGATCGGGGTGCTAGAGGTGGAATCCTTCTACCCCTCCAAGGACCGATTCGCCCTGGCCATGCAGATCAACAATCTGCTGGCAGCTCCTGGCTTCCGCCTCTGGCTGGAGGGCGATCCCCTGGATATCAGGTCCTTTCTCTATGACGCCAACGGGAAGCCCAAGGTGTCCATTTTCTCCATCGCCCACCTCAGTGATGCCGAGCGTATGTTCTTCGTGTCCTTGCTCTTGAACCATGTGGTGGGGTGGATGCGCACCCAGTCCGGCACCACGAGCCTGAGGGCCATCCTGTACATAGATGAGGTGTTCGGATACCTTCCTCCGGTCGCCAACCCTCCCTCCAAGCTCCCCTTGCTCACCCTCATGAAACAGGCCCGGGCGTTCGGCCTGGGGGTCACCCTAGTCACCCAGAACCCGGTCGATTTGGATTACAAGAGCCTTTCCAACACCGGAACCTGGTTCATCGGGCGGTTGCAGACCGATAGGGACAAGCTCCGCATCCTGGATGCCCTGGAGGGGGCGTCCGCGGGAACGGGCACTCGGTTCGACCGTGGCCAGATGGACGAGATCATCGCTGGCCTGGGCAACAGGGTGTTCCTGATGCACAACGTCAATGATGATGTCCCCACGGTCTTCACTTCGAGGTGGGCTATGTCCTACTTGCGCGGCCCGCTGACGAGGGAGCAGATCAAGGTCCTAATGGATCCCATAAAAGCATCCTCACCTCGCCCTTCCCCGTCACCGACGGTCGCTGCCGTGACCTCAAGGGGCGCGATGGCTACCACTGCCACTTTCACAACCGGGGTCCAGCGTCCTGTGCTTCCGGCGGAGATACCACAATACTACCTGCCTGCGGGGACCTCTGCGGGAGGACAAATGTACCGGCCCATGATCTTGGGATCCGCTACGGTAAGGTTCGCTGATGCCAAGAAGAAGGTGGACGTGACGCGGGACATGTCCTTCGTGGCACCTCTGACCAACGACCCCATACCTCTGAGCTGGGACAACGCCAGGCCTCTGGACCTGGACCTGTCGGCCCTGGGAAGGGCACCGGTCGAGAGGGTCAGCTTCACCGAGCTCCCCCCAGCTGCGTCCAAGACCAAGAGCTACACCTCTTGGGAGAAGGAGTTCCAGGGCTGGCTGGCCAGGAGCCAGACCCTAGATCTGTGGTGGAGCCCCAGCCTGGAGAGGTTGTCCATGCCAGGGGAGAGGGAGAGCGACTTCCGGATACGCCTACAGCTGGCAGCGCGGGAGGTCACCGACGACAGCATGGAGAAGCTGAGGAAGAAGTACGCCC
The nucleotide sequence above comes from Methanomassiliicoccus sp.. Encoded proteins:
- a CDS encoding phosphate-starvation-inducible PsiE family protein, whose product is MTILPVYKKIVMYTAIAVIGFVIFLILLSTIMDVLGSTLNKDLLISTRMTVLNLIGNFLLLVVCVELMDTLYAYAVKQQIHVEIVILVALTAVARELIVFNYETVSAEVLMGVGAAILSLSISYFLIRRCKVKPEGEAV
- a CDS encoding DUF937 domain-containing protein; its protein translation is MGMLSSGDNLSAISKTVGGDSSAVKSALGMGIPAILGSMANNASKPGGLDMLKGMMSKADAANPTGDMAAMLSGGGSAGGSDMLSGLLGGQLAPIQNAIAKKTGLPASAIGQVLAMIVPMIMAKVSKMFTSQKMDDKGLTAFLGDQSKMAMQSSPDMADIMKQITGGAGEKTGFLAKLKALFK
- a CDS encoding DUF87 domain-containing protein; this translates as MQDFEKLGIFYLGREYDLAKKAAKENLLLYDSKDLVTHAVCVGMTGSGKTGLCISLLEEAALDGIPSIIIDPKGDMTNLLLTFPQLRKEDFAPWVNAEDAAKKGLSLDEYAAKQAESWRNGLASWGEDGARIQRLRDACSFNIYTPGSNAGTPLSILKSFSAPPLEIIKDEEMLQERVSTTVTSLLGLIGIEGDPIRSREHILLSTILSEVWRKNADLDLAGLIHQIQSPPVKQIGVLEVESFYPSKDRFALAMQINNLLAAPGFRLWLEGDPLDIRSFLYDANGKPKVSIFSIAHLSDAERMFFVSLLLNHVVGWMRTQSGTTSLRAILYIDEVFGYLPPVANPPSKLPLLTLMKQARAFGLGVTLVTQNPVDLDYKSLSNTGTWFIGRLQTDRDKLRILDALEGASAGTGTRFDRGQMDEIIAGLGNRVFLMHNVNDDVPTVFTSRWAMSYLRGPLTREQIKVLMDPIKASSPRPSPSPTVAAVTSRGAMATTATFTTGVQRPVLPAEIPQYYLPAGTSAGGQMYRPMILGSATVRFADAKKKVDVTRDMSFVAPLTNDPIPLSWDNARPLDLDLSALGRAPVERVSFTELPPAASKTKSYTSWEKEFQGWLARSQTLDLWWSPSLERLSMPGERESDFRIRLQLAAREVTDDSMEKLRKKYAPKYAALDEKIRKAQIIKEKEQEQARSQKYQTAMTLGSSILGAMVGRKASTAASKSAKQLSRSSKEKQDVEYAKENLEALKEQRDRLEEEFQVDVRAMSSRIDPLTEKLEIMSIKPTKTNITTKLLALVWNPNP